One Ictalurus punctatus breed USDA103 chromosome 21, Coco_2.0, whole genome shotgun sequence genomic window carries:
- the tmcc2 gene encoding transmembrane and coiled-coil domains protein 2, whose amino-acid sequence MIPDLCVCVCVCVCVLQLDKSEVSTLPLPPSVPHGGSEGNISVEGAGSVLGAGSWQGEGPGEGQRTRAALEHLQQKILKITEQIRVEQEARDNNVAEYLKLAHNADKQQASRIKHVFEKKNQKSAQTIAHLHKKLEHYHKKLKEIEQNGLARQPKDVLRDMQQGLKDVGANVRAGISGFGGGVVEGVRGGVSALIRNKFGSADNITHLKDSLGPGHTEDTPPRALSGSATLVSSPKYGSDDECSSGTSGSGAGSNSGVGGAICMGSPRMDGHHHHHHHHHHHTSASWDALLEGLQEIKASQVQMEDAMEDMKTQLQSDYSYMTQCLQEERYRYERLEEQLNDLSELHQNELSNLKQELASMEEKVAYQSYERARDIQEAVESCLTRVSKLELQQQQQQVVQLEGVENANARALLGKLISVLLALMAVLLVFVSTVANFITPLMKTRTRIASSVAFTLFLITLWKHWDWLELCFLSA is encoded by the exons ATGATtccagact tgtgtgtgtgtgtgtgtgtgtgtgtgtgtgtattacagctGGATAAGAGTGAGGTGTCGACGTTGCCTTTGCCCCCCTCAGTGCCCCATGGCGGCTCAGAGGGGAACATCAGCGTGGAGGGGGCGGGGTCTGTGTTGGGGGCGGGATCATGGCAGGGGGAGGGCCCAGGGGAGGGGCAGCGAACACGCGCTGCTTTGGAACACCTGCAGCAGAAGATTCTGAAGATCACAGAGCAAATCCGTGTGGAACAGGAGGCGCGCGACAACAACGTGGCCGAGTATCTGAAACTCGCTCACAACGCCGACAAACAGCAAGCATCACGCATCAAACACGTCTTCGAGAAGAAGAACCAGAAATCTGCACAAACCATCGCACACCTGCACAAAAAACTCGAACACTACCACAAAAAGCTCAAAGAAATCGagcag AACGGTTTGGCGCGTCAGCCCAAAGACGTTTTGCGGGACATGCAGCAGGGCCTGAAGGACGTTGGAGCCAATGTGCGGGCCGGCATCAGTGGCTTCGGAGGAGGCGTGGTTGAGGGTGTGAGGGGTGGAGTCTCTGCACTCATACGCAACAAGTTCGGCAGTGCAGACAACATCACCCACCTGAAGGACAGTTTAGGACCTGGACATACAGAGGACACGCCCCCTCGTGCACTCAGTGGCAGTGCCACTCTCGTGTCCAGCCCCAAGTATGGCAGTGACGATGAGTGCTCCAGTGGTACCTCCGGGTCTGGGGCTGGGAGCAATTCTGGAGTAGGTGGGGCCATCTGCATGGGCAGCCCACGAATGGATggacaccatcatcatcatcatcatcaccatcatcacacgTCTGCATCATGGGATGCTCTGCTGGAGGGACTACAGGAGATCAAAGCCAGTCAAGTGCAGATGGAGGACGCAATGGAGGACATGAAGACACAACTACAGAGTGACTACTCCTACATGACCCAGTGCCTGCAGGAGGAGAGATACAG GTACGAGCGTTTGGAGGAGCAGCTAAACGACCTGAGTGAACTCCATCAAAACGAACTGAGCAACCTGAAACAGGAGCTGGCCAGCATGGAGGAGAAGGTGGCCTACCAGTCATATGAGAGAGCTCGAGAcatacag gaggcAGTGGAGTCATGTCTGACACGTGTCAGTAAGCTGGagttgcagcagcagcagcagcaggtggTGCAGTTGGAGGGTGTGGAGAACGCTAACGCTCGCGCTCTGCTCGGGAAGCTCATTAGCGTGCTGCTAGCTCTCATGGCCGTGCTGCTCGTCTTTGTCTCCACGGTGGCCAACTTCATCACCCCGCTCATGAAGACCCGCACCCGCATCGCCTCCTCTGTCGCCTTCACCCTCTTCCTCATCACGCTCTGGAAGCACTGGGACTGGCTCGAACTCTGCTTCCTGTCTGCCTGA
- the med20 gene encoding mediator of RNA polymerase II transcription subunit 20 (The RefSeq protein has 1 substitution compared to this genomic sequence) has protein sequence MGVTCVCQVPVVEGKSVQQTVEQLHKRLEQLGAVKQGSFFVDCETYHATTNTGAQPSKLLYVMHNSETPLSCLVLFDGGPTLAADANFDVLMVKLKSHFQNAKGHKVESRGARYRYADFLIKVGTVTMSSSARGISVEVEYSACVVPGDCWNLMKEFMQSFLGPSVPDLPSVFSSKAEGLFAPADCMDTMNQYLELFSKIRKQQVLPGSGVR, from the exons ATGGGAGTTACATG tgtgTGTCAGGTGCCGGTGGTGGAGGGGAAGAGTGTCCAGCAGACGGTGGAGCAGCTGCATAAGAGACTGGAGCAGCTCGGGGCAGTGAAACAGGGCAGCTTCTTCGTGGATTGTGAGACGTATCATGCTACAACAAACACTGGAG ctCAGCCCTCTAAGCTCCTGTACGTGATGCATAACTCGGAGACACCTCTCAGTTGTCTGGCTCTGTTTGATGGCGGCCCCACGCTGGCGGCAGACGCTAACTTCGACGTGCTCATGGTGAAGCTGAAGAGCCACTTCCAGAACGCTAAGGGACACAAGGTGGAGAGCCGCGGCGCCCGCTATCGCTATGCCGACTTCCTGATTAAGGTCGGCACGGTAACAATGAGCTCCAGCGCTCGGGGGATCTCAGTGGAG gtggagTACTCCGCTTGTGTGGTTCCTGGTGACTGTTGGAACCTGATGAAGGAGTTCATGCAGAGTTTTCTTGGCCCCAGCGTTCCTGACCTGCCCTCTGTGTTCAGCAGTAAGGCCGAGGGTCTGTTCGCTCCGGCCGACTGCATGGACACCATGAACCAGTACCTCGAGCTCTTCAGCAAAATCCGCAAACAGCAGGTGCTGCCGGGGAGCGGAGTGCGCTga
- the bysl gene encoding bystin: MPKVKRGKAERTPGPVPVPLADQILQGDTALRSTHREKKRREEEEEEEEEYVDEKLSRKILQQARIQQEELQGEYGLGPEVDNKKKNKKQPYALLGPSSKDAESDEEWPELGAEQGEGGTDVDIDPEDEKAIQMFMNKNPPVRRTLADIIMEKITEKQTEVGTVMSEVSGRPMPQLDPRVIEVYRGVSKVLCKYRSGKLPKAFKIIPALSNWEQVLYLTEPETWSAAAMYQATRIFASNLKERMAQRFYNLVLLPRIRDDIAEYKKLNFHLYSALKKALFKPGAWFKGILIPLCESGTCTLREAIIIGSILTKCSIPVLHSSAAMLKLAEMEYNGANSIFLRLLLDKKYALPFRVLDALIAHFLTFRTEQRVLPVLWHQSLLTLVQRYKADLASEQKGALLELLKVQTHVQISAEIRRELQNAEARDQEDATPAMTMD, from the exons ATGCCGAAGGTGAAGCGGGGTAAAGCGGAGCGGACCCCGGGCCCTGTCCCTGTCCCTCTGGCGGATCAGATCCTGCAGGGAGACACAGCTCTCCGctccacacacagagagaagaagcgcagagaggaagaggaggaggaggaggaggaatatgTGGACGAGAAGTTGTCCCGCAAAATCCTGCAGCAGGCCCGCATTCAGCAGGAGGAGCTGCAGGGGGAGTACGGCCTGGGTCCCGAGGTGgacaacaagaagaagaataaaaaacagCCTTATGCACTGCTgg GTCCGAGCAGTAAGGATGCCGAGTCGGACGAGGAGTGGCCCGAGCTGGGAGCGGAGCAGGGAGAAGGTGGTACAGATGTGGACATTGATCCGGAGGATGAAAAGGCCATCCAGATGTTCATGAACAAGAACCCACCTGTCAG gcgTACTTTAGCTGACATCATCATGGAGAAGATCACAGAGAAGCAGACGGAGGTGGGTACGGTGATGTCGGAGGTTTCGGGGCGGCCCATGCCTCAGCTCGACCCCCGGGTTATAGAGGTGTACAGGGGAGTCAGTAAG GTTCTGTGTAAGTACCGCAGTGGGAAACTGCCCAAAGCGTTTAAGATCATCCCAGCACTGTCCAACTGGGAGCAGGTCCTCTACCTCACCGAGCCTGAGACATGGAGCGCCGCGGCGATGTACCAGGCCACACG GATTTTTGCATCAAATCTGAAGGAGCGAATGGCTCAGCGCTTCTACAACCTCGTGCTGCTGCCGCGGATCAGAGATGACATCGCAGAGTACAAGAAGCTGAACTTCCACCTGTACAGTGCTCTGAAGAAAGCTCTGTTTAAACCTGGGGCCTGGTTTAAAG GAATCCTGATCCCGCTGTGTGAGTCAGGAACCTGCACTCTGAGGGAGGCCATCATCATTGGCAGCATCCTCACCAAGTGCTCTATACCTGTACTGCActccag TGCCGCCATGCTGAAACTGGCTGAAATGGAGTACAACGGAGCAAACAGTATTTTCCTTCGCCTGCTGCTGGATAAGAAGTATGCGCTGCCATTCCGTGTGCTGGACGCACTGATCGCTCACTTCCTGACGTTCCGGACAGAGCAGCGCGTTCTTCCTGTGCTGTGGCATCAGAGTCTGCTCACGCTGGTGCAGCGCTACAAGGCTGACCTGGCCTCCGAACAGAAGGGGGCgctgctggagctgctgaagGTCCAAACACACGTGCAGATATCGGCTGAAATCAGGCGTGAGCTTCAGAACGCGGAGGCACGAGACCAGGAGGACGCCACACCTGCCATGACGATGGACTGA
- the ccnd3 gene encoding G1/S-specific cyclin-D3, giving the protein MFPRGNSPGAILKPLSLEEDERRPVRAGCDPVLTGDNRVWRNLTSLEKNHTISESYFSTIQRDVQPYMRRILTVWMLQVCEEQRCEEEVFPLAVQYLDRYMAHCLVDTSSLQLLGTVCMFLASKLRQTVPLSAAKLCIYTDNAVSVTQLLQWEIVVVSRLDWDLASVLPSDFLEPLLQGLPIITHDLSVLRRHTHSYIALAATEFTFSTYLPSIVACSCAAAAVQRLNLLEGVLSCDTLLQLMANVLDADLVCLCNCYAALEETLKLTLPPNSPLCRS; this is encoded by the exons ATGTTTCCGCGCGGGAATAGCCCAGGCGCCATTTTAAAACCCCTCAGCCTTGAAGAAGACG AGCGCAGGCCGGTTCGCGCCGGCTGTGACCCGGTTCTGACCGGAGATAACCGGGTTTGGAGAAACCTGACGAGTTTAGAGAAAAACCACACGATTTCAGAGTCTTATTTCAGCACCATACAGAGGGATGTACAGCCGTATATGAGAAGAATTTTAACTGTTTGGATGTTGCAG gtgtgtgaggaacagaggtgCGAGGAGGAGGTGTTTCCGTTGGCAGTTCAGTACCTGGACAGGTACATGGCTCACTGTCTTGTGGACACATCCAGCCTACAGCTGCTCGGCACCGTCTGCATGTTCCTTGCCTCCAAACTAAGACAGACAGTTCCTCTGAGCGCCGCTAAGCTCTGCATCTACACCGACAACGCCGTCTCTGTCACACAGCTACTG cagtggGAGATAGTGGTTGTGTCTAGGCTGGACTGGGATTTGGCCTCAGTGCTGCCTTCTGACTTCCTGGAGCCACTACTGCAGGGCCTTCCCATAATTACTCATGACCTCTCAGTCctgcgcagacacacacactcctacatcGCTCTAGCTGCtacag agtTCACATTTTCAACGTATCTGCCCTCCATTGTCGCCTGTAGCTGTGCAGCTGCTGCAGTTCAGCGTCTGAACCTGCTGGAGGGCGTGTTGTCCTGCGACACACTCCTGCAGCTCATGGCTAACGTCTTAGACGCTGACCTG GTGTGTCTCTGTAACTGTTACGCTGCCTTGGAGGAGACTCTGAAGCTCACTCTGCCCCCAAACTCACCCCTGTGCAGGTCTTGA
- the usp49 gene encoding ubiquitin carboxyl-terminal hydrolase 49: MERCKHVVRLRLGQDHSILNPQKWRCVDCDTTESVWACLKCSHVACGRYIDEHSLQHYRETQHPLAMEVRELDVFCFACGDYVLNDNAEGDLKLLRGALSTVRDAGRRSMRSASSSPHSVSGEGAGLVPVALRHRRRVLLATAFRRWRMRQQEEQKKLEQEKEELRRQRKEMKKRIVGDDGNAPPRKSARLLTQAPRPLVALIPRKFRDPPEKAPLPGKNSRKALRTVKSGVAGRRATSSFLLARRRRLAPGVTGLRNLGNTCYMNSILQVLSHLRKFRECFLALDLCETEQLLLAKTQGMMGGGGEKPVQPKDPRASSLSGQQVSLCQELHTLFRVMWSGRWTLVSPFAMLHSVWNVIPAFRGCDQQDAQEFLCELLDKVQQELEADGGYGAKRQHTRTRIVIPITQRKLSKQVLKVLNTIFHGQLLSQVTCLSCKRKSNTVEPFWDLSLEFPERYHSVAKLSQTSSQSCSLTEMLSKFTETEALEGRIYNCNYCNRKRRKSSHKPLALSEACKQLLIYRLPQVLRLHLKRFRWSGRNHREKIGVHVAFDQVLNMEPYCCSDASQAFTYDLSAVVMHHGKGFGSGHYTAYCYNTEGGFWVHCNDSEMNVCSVEEVCSTQAYILFYTQRSS, from the exons ATGGAGCGCTGCAAGCATGTGGTCCGTCTCCGTTTGGGACAAGACCACTCCATCCTGAACCCTCAGAAATGGCGCTGTGTGGACTGCGACACCACAGAGTCCGTGTGGGCGTGTCTGAAATGCTCACATGTGGCCTGCGGTCGCTACATCGACGAGCACTCGCTGCAGCACTACCGCGAGACGCAGCACCCGCTCGCCatggaggtgagagagctggacgtGTTCTGCTTTGCGTGTGGCGACTACGTCCTGAACGACAACGCCGAGGGTGACCTGAAGCTCCTGCGGGGGGCGTTGTCCACCGTGCGGGACGCCGGTCGCCGTTCTATGCGTTCCGCGTCGTCGTCGCCGCACTCGGTGAGTGGcgagggggcggggcttgtaCCGGTTGCACTTAGGCACCGGCGGCGTGTGCTGCTCGCAACTGCTTTCCGGCGCTGGAGGATGCGGCAGCAAGAGGAGCAGAAAAAACTGGAACAGGAGAAGGAGGAGCTTCGGCGGCAACGTAAAGAAATGAAGAAGAGGATCGTGGGAGACGACGGCAACGCACCACCGAGGAAAAGCGCACGCCTCCTGACGCAGGCGCCGCGGCCACTCGTCGCGTTGATCCCGAGAAAATTCAGAGACCCTCCCGAAAAAGCGCCACTTCCCGGCAAGAATTCCAGAAAGGCGCTCCGTACTGTGAAATCGGGTGTGGCCGGAAGGCGGGCCACCTCGTCTTTTCTGTTAGCGCGACGCAGGCGGTTAGCGCCGGGCGTCACGGGACTGCGTAACTTGGGCAACACGTGCTACATGAACTCTATCCTACAGGTGCTGAGCCACTTGCGTAAGTTCAGGGAGTGTTTCCTGGCACTGGATCTGTGTGAGACGGAGCAGCTGCTCCTCGCCAAAACGCAAGGCAtgatgggaggaggaggagagaaaccGGTGCAGCCCAAAGACCCCCGCGCATCGTCTTTATCGGGCCAGCAG GTGTCTCTGTGCCAGGAGCTGCACACTCTGTTCAGGGTGATGTGGTCGGGCCGCTGGACGCTCGTGTCTCCGTTTGCCATGCTACACTCGGTGTGGAACGTCATCCCGGCGTTCCGTGGCTGTGACCAGCAGGACGCACAGGAGTTCCTGTGTGAGCTGCTGGATAAGGTGCAGCAGGAGCTTGAGGCAGACGGCGGCTATGGCGCCAAACgccaacacacacgcacgcgaaTTGTCATCCCCATCACACAGAGGAAACTCTCCAAACAGGTGCTCAAAGTCCTCAACACCATCTTCCACGGCCAGCTGCTCAGCCAG GTGACGTGTCTGTCGTGTAAGCGTAAGTCGAACACGGTGGAGCCGTTCTGGGATTTATCTCTGGAGTTCCCCGAGCGTTATCACAGCGTGGCGAAGCTGAGCCAGACGTCCTCTCAGAGCTGCTCTCTCACCGAGATGCTGAGCAAGTTCACCGAGACCGAGGCTCTGGAGGGACGCATCTACAACTGTAACTACTGCAACA gaaaaAGACGCAAGTCATCCCACAAGCCGCTGGCTCTATCCGAGGCCTGTAAACAGCTGCTGATTTATCGTTTACCTCAGGTGCTGCGGCTTCACCTTAAACGCTTCCG ctggtcGGGCCGGAACCACAGGGAGAAGATCGGCGTTCACGTGGCGTTTGATCAGGTTCTGAACATGGAGCCATACTGCTGTTCTGACGCATCACAGGCCTTCACCTATGACCTCTCTGCTGTAGTGATGCATCATGGGAAAGGTTTCGGCTCAGGACACTACACCGCCTACTGCTACAACACGGAGGGGG gCTTCTGGGTCCACTGTAACGACTCGGAGATGAACGTGTGTAGCGTGGAGGAGGTCTGTAGCACTCAGGCGTACATCCTGTTCTACACACAACGATCATCTTAA